In the genome of Deltaproteobacteria bacterium HGW-Deltaproteobacteria-18, the window TTCGATGGACCTGCAGCTGATTGAGACCAAGTCCACCGAGGTGATCGGCAGCGGTTTCAATGCCGTGCCCAGATGGAGTGAGCTGCCTGCCCTTGTCCAGGCGCATCCTTGCCCATTGCCGGGTGAAGACCGGCTGGACAAGGAGCGCAGGATACTTGCGGCCTATGATGGCTTGGGCGGCCCCTGTTGCGGAGGTGAATGCCCCGTCTAGGAAACGGGCTGACCCTTAGGCGGGAGCGGGAACCATTTTTCCTGCTGCGCCGAAGGCCATGAGCTCAGCGTTTCGGTGAGTTCCTCTTGGGAGACGCCCACAGCGCCGACCTGACCAACCACCAGTCCGGCGGCGCAATTGGCAAGTATGCATGAACTGAGCAGATCGAGACCGGAACTCAGGCCGAGGGCTATGACCGCAATGACGGTATCTCCTGCACCGGTCACGTCGAAGACCTTCTTGGCCGTGGTCGGCAGGTGGAAGACTCCCTGACCGGGCAGGAACACCGCCATGCCTTCCGCGCCAAGGGTGATGACCAGACTCTGCAGGTCTTGCCGGTCGATGATCCTCTTTCCCGCTTTCAGGATCTCCTCGCGGGTCGTGATCGCCATTTCAGCCCCTTCGGAGGCTTCCTTCTTGTTTGGCGTCATGCAGTAGAAATCATGGTAGTGAGGAAAATTGCATGTCTTTGGGTCCAGAATGATTTTCTGATCAGGACGTTTTCTGTCCCGCAGCCAGCGCAGGAACTCTTCGGAAATGACGCCTTTGCCATAGTCTGAAAGAATGATCGTCTCAAAGCCGTCAAGCTTGCTCTCCACCGCTTGCTGAAGAGCCGAAAATTCCTTTGCGTCGAGGGCCCGGTTCGTTTCCCTGTCCACACGCAGAATCTGCTGGTGCTGTGCCATGATCCGGGTCTTCAGCGTCGTCTCACGCGAGGCGGATCGGATAAGCTGGCTTTCAACGCCGAGCGTACCGCAGATTTCCTGGAGATTGTCTCCATAGAGGTCCTGTCCGCAAATGCTCACCAGGGTGGGGCAGCCGCCCAGGGTGGCCACGTTCTGGGCCACATTGCCCGCTCCGCCGATCTTGAAGACCTGCTCGGTGATCTTGACTATGGGCACAGGCGCTTCCGGCGAAATTCTCTCGACCAAGCCCTTCTGGTACTGATCGAGCATGATGTCCCCGATGATGAGCACCTTGGAACCGATCATGCGCGAGG includes:
- a CDS encoding D-glycero-beta-D-manno-heptose-7-phosphate kinase is translated as MNLAFNASRMIGSKVLIIGDIMLDQYQKGLVERISPEAPVPIVKITEQVFKIGGAGNVAQNVATLGGCPTLVSICGQDLYGDNLQEICGTLGVESQLIRSASRETTLKTRIMAQHQQILRVDRETNRALDAKEFSALQQAVESKLDGFETIILSDYGKGVISEEFLRWLRDRKRPDQKIILDPKTCNFPHYHDFYCMTPNKKEASEGAEMAITTREEILKAGKRIIDRQDLQSLVITLGAEGMAVFLPGQGVFHLPTTAKKVFDVTGAGDTVIAVIALGLSSGLDLLSSCILANCAAGLVVGQVGAVGVSQEELTETLSSWPSAQQEKWFPLPPKGQPVS